One genomic region from Bacteroidota bacterium encodes:
- a CDS encoding T9SS type A sorting domain-containing protein has translation MKKHLLLLTGISFSISFISFGQNATMISHQNSSQQERCGIMQNETYLEQQDPNRAGMRASFEQNLQSYIAAHPGLENSRSVMTIPVVVHLVYKTAAQNISDGQIQSQITVLNQDWTRTNPDASNTPAVWTSIAANIGVNFCLATVDPSGNSTTGIERRNTTITSFSQNNNVKHFSSGGLDIWDPNNYLNIWVCNLGAGLLGYGEFPLVNTTSTFGVVIHYSVFGSSAIYPSGTYLAGYDLGRTTTHEFSHCFDLLHIWGDDGGACTGNDYCMDTPNQADATFGSPSGVVTDACSPSSPGIMYENYMDYSDDAVMNLFTNNQKTRILAVLNTAPYNTLQLSNRCGTVAVQELSMLGAFSVHPNPSNGKFTISFSNSNFSDIDIHVLNVVGQEVFNEHLDALNNNEVDIDLTGNADGVYFIQVSDKKDKVTRKIVVQ, from the coding sequence ATGAAAAAACATTTACTACTTCTCACCGGAATTTCATTTTCCATCTCATTCATTTCTTTCGGGCAAAATGCAACAATGATTTCTCACCAGAATTCATCGCAGCAGGAAAGATGCGGGATCATGCAGAATGAAACTTACCTCGAACAACAGGATCCTAATCGCGCAGGAATGCGTGCATCATTCGAACAGAATCTTCAGTCTTACATCGCTGCACATCCAGGACTGGAGAATAGCCGTTCAGTAATGACTATTCCAGTGGTGGTTCACCTCGTTTATAAAACTGCAGCGCAGAATATTTCTGATGGACAGATCCAGTCGCAGATCACCGTTCTAAACCAGGACTGGACGCGAACAAATCCTGACGCGTCGAATACTCCTGCAGTTTGGACAAGCATCGCCGCTAACATCGGGGTTAATTTCTGTCTCGCTACTGTGGATCCGTCAGGAAATTCTACCACAGGAATTGAGAGGAGAAATACAACGATCACTTCTTTCTCGCAAAACAATAACGTAAAACATTTTTCTTCCGGCGGGCTCGATATCTGGGATCCGAATAATTATCTCAATATCTGGGTGTGCAATCTCGGAGCTGGTCTTCTTGGTTACGGAGAATTCCCGCTGGTGAATACAACTTCTACTTTTGGTGTGGTCATTCACTACAGTGTATTCGGAAGCAGCGCAATTTATCCTTCCGGAACTTACCTCGCAGGATATGATCTAGGAAGAACAACTACACATGAATTTTCACACTGCTTCGACCTGCTTCACATTTGGGGTGATGATGGAGGCGCTTGCACCGGAAATGATTATTGCATGGATACGCCAAACCAGGCCGATGCTACTTTCGGTTCTCCAAGCGGAGTAGTGACTGATGCGTGCTCTCCCTCTTCACCGGGAATTATGTATGAGAATTACATGGATTATTCAGATGATGCAGTTATGAATCTTTTCACGAATAATCAGAAGACGCGGATACTTGCTGTTCTGAATACGGCTCCCTACAATACGCTTCAGCTTTCCAATCGCTGCGGAACAGTTGCTGTACAGGAATTATCAATGCTCGGCGCATTCAGCGTTCACCCGAATCCTTCAAACGGAAAATTCACGATCTCTTTTTCCAATAGCAATTTTTCGGATATTGACATTCACGTTCTGAATGTTGTTGGCCAAGAAGTTTTCAATGAACATCTCGATGCGCTTAATAATAATGAAGTGGATATTGATCTTACCGGAAATGCCGATGGCGTTTATTTCATTCAGGTAAGCGACAAAAAAGATAAAGTGACGCGGAAAATAGTCGTGCAGTAA
- the mqnE gene encoding aminofutalosine synthase MqnE: MDTVAIEKTQNMIGRSAAGSSLKKVANKIFAGERITTGDALLLYHEADIGFVGSLANIVREKKHGDHVYFNRNFHIEPTNICVFDCKFCSYSRLLKQKDGAWELSEEQMLDIVHSYKDQPVTEVHIVGGVHPKLGLEFFGNVLKKIKQIRPSIHIKAFTAVELEYMFRKAKVSVEEGLKFLRDHGLDSLPGGGAEIFDEEIRKKICEDKCTSEQWLHIHATAHTLGIPSNATMLYGHIEKYEHRIAHMDRLRQLQDRTKGFNTFIPLKFRNHDNQMSAVPEISVIEDMRNYSIARIFLDNIAHLKAYWPMLGRTNAQLSLNFGVDDLDGTIDDTTKIYSMAGSEEQNPSMTTDELVELILGSGRSPIERDTLYRVVHDHKAEKHPISGLH; the protein is encoded by the coding sequence ATGGATACAGTTGCAATTGAAAAGACGCAAAACATGATTGGAAGATCTGCTGCAGGATCTTCATTGAAAAAAGTTGCAAATAAAATATTCGCAGGAGAAAGAATAACGACGGGCGATGCACTTTTACTTTACCATGAAGCTGACATTGGATTCGTAGGTTCGCTTGCGAATATTGTACGTGAGAAAAAACACGGCGATCACGTTTACTTCAATCGTAATTTTCATATTGAACCTACGAACATCTGCGTTTTCGATTGTAAATTCTGTTCTTATTCCCGCTTATTGAAACAAAAAGACGGCGCATGGGAATTGAGTGAAGAACAAATGCTGGATATTGTTCACTCTTATAAAGATCAGCCGGTGACCGAAGTTCACATTGTAGGAGGCGTGCATCCGAAACTCGGATTGGAATTCTTCGGTAATGTTCTGAAAAAAATAAAACAGATACGTCCTTCCATCCACATCAAAGCTTTTACTGCTGTTGAATTGGAATATATGTTCCGCAAAGCAAAAGTTTCTGTTGAAGAAGGATTGAAATTTCTTCGCGATCATGGATTGGATTCTTTGCCCGGTGGTGGCGCTGAAATTTTTGACGAAGAGATCAGGAAAAAGATCTGCGAAGATAAATGCACCAGCGAGCAATGGCTTCACATTCACGCAACCGCGCATACATTGGGAATTCCATCGAATGCGACTATGCTTTATGGCCATATAGAAAAGTATGAGCATCGTATTGCTCACATGGATCGCTTGCGTCAATTGCAGGACCGCACGAAAGGATTCAACACATTTATCCCGCTCAAATTCCGCAATCATGATAACCAGATGTCGGCCGTTCCTGAAATTTCCGTGATCGAAGACATGCGGAATTATTCTATTGCAAGAATATTTCTCGATAACATTGCCCACCTGAAAGCGTACTGGCCCATGCTCGGAAGAACCAATGCGCAACTCTCGCTGAATTTCGGAGTAGATGATCTCGATGGAACTATCGACGATACAACGAAGATCTATTCGATGGCCGGTTCGGAAGAACAGAATCCTTCCATGACAACTGATGAATTAGTGGAACTCATTCTCGGATCAGGAAGAAGCCCGATCGAAAGAGATACGCTATACCGGGTTGTTCATGATCATAAAGCGGAAAAGCATCCCATTTCAGGTTTACACTAA
- the hxpB gene encoding hexitol phosphatase HxpB, which produces MINAAIFDMDGLLVDSEPWWRVAERNVFGKYSTVPTEEDFEKMMGNRIQDVIRKWYDEHPWKNFSPEETKDEIVNEVFRLVSTNARLLPGVNECLHFFSEKKIPIALASSSPLYLINQLMSHFGLLKYFHVVHSAEFEKNGKPSPDVFLSTAKLLHVNAKNCIVFEDSFNGVLAAKLAKMKCVAVPAKEYFHDPKFDIADMKLGSLEEFNLTAFAAINDFSH; this is translated from the coding sequence GTGATCAATGCAGCTATTTTTGATATGGACGGATTGCTTGTCGATTCAGAACCGTGGTGGCGGGTAGCGGAAAGAAATGTTTTCGGAAAATATTCCACAGTACCTACAGAAGAAGATTTCGAAAAGATGATGGGCAACAGGATCCAGGATGTGATCCGGAAATGGTATGATGAACATCCGTGGAAAAATTTTTCTCCCGAAGAAACGAAAGATGAAATTGTAAATGAAGTTTTCCGCCTCGTGAGCACGAATGCACGCCTGCTCCCGGGTGTGAACGAATGCCTGCATTTCTTTTCGGAAAAAAAAATTCCCATTGCACTCGCCTCCTCTTCTCCACTCTATTTGATCAACCAACTGATGTCGCATTTCGGGCTATTGAAATATTTCCATGTGGTGCACAGTGCTGAATTTGAAAAAAACGGGAAACCTTCACCGGATGTTTTTCTTTCCACAGCAAAACTTCTTCATGTGAATGCAAAGAATTGCATTGTATTTGAAGATTCGTTCAATGGCGTCCTCGCTGCAAAATTGGCGAAGATGAAATGCGTAGCTGTTCCGGCAAAAGAATATTTTCACGATCCGAAATTTGACATCGCAGATATGAAACTCGGGAGCTTGGAGGAATTCAACCTGACTGCTTTCGCCGCGATAAATGACTTTTCTCATTGA
- a CDS encoding T9SS type A sorting domain-containing protein → MKKNLFSAVCLCLAFTYGFSQTPKIKNTTGMSATTLVERNANDPNDVSGKSTIRFNTDIVSPAQMDQMNLDRYQAMVNSNPNYDQDRNAYEQALQTYLANNANSYSAQMTITVPVVVHVVYNGAVQNISDNQVLSQIQVVNEDYGRTNSDVNTHWSQAANTTIQFCLAQRTPAGAATNGIERRSTTTASWTTNDNVKHFSSGGLDAWDPTRYMNIWVCNLGAGLLGYGEFPTGTVSNTMGVVILYSAFGSNYTSYGTFADIANPYDRGRTVTHEFSHCLNLYHIWGDDGGSCSGSDQCADTPNQADATTTCFTFPHTDACSASNPGIMFENYMDYSYDNCLNLFTAGQKARMLAVLSTTPYNALTTSNGCQSPVSVPLDAGITAILSPGATVCGLTFTPSVTIKNFGTSTLTSAVIHYQIDAATPVTYNWSGSLATNATANVTLSSMTTTAGTHTFTSWTTAPNAGADGNTVNDQTSSNFNVIAGANNLPYAEGFESATWPPAGCTINNPDAGTTWARTTAAAKTGVASAYMDDFNYNAAGQIDELVLPNLNLSSALNPTMTFQVAYRMYTNPTSNPNYTDTLRVMISTDCGATWTQLYFKYGANLTTATPNYSTTLFVPTAAQWRLETISLTPYAAQTNAMIKFKHTCDYENQMYIDDVNIMAALGINGVPLSSLVNFFPNPSNDGMINMNLALAQQENVVVTVTDALGQTVKVQDLGNTIGGTFGVDLSSQSDGIYFVTVQAGEEKTVQRIVISR, encoded by the coding sequence ATGAAAAAAAATTTATTTTCTGCGGTCTGTCTTTGTCTTGCATTCACTTACGGATTCTCCCAGACTCCGAAGATCAAGAACACGACAGGTATGAGCGCCACAACACTTGTAGAGCGCAACGCAAATGATCCGAACGATGTAAGTGGAAAATCAACCATCCGTTTCAATACGGATATTGTTTCTCCTGCACAAATGGATCAGATGAATCTTGATCGTTACCAGGCAATGGTAAATTCCAATCCGAATTACGACCAGGATCGAAACGCTTATGAGCAGGCCCTTCAGACTTATCTTGCGAACAACGCGAATAGTTATTCTGCGCAAATGACGATCACCGTTCCTGTGGTGGTGCACGTAGTTTACAATGGCGCTGTTCAGAATATTTCCGACAACCAGGTGTTGTCGCAGATACAAGTAGTGAATGAAGATTATGGCCGCACCAATTCTGATGTTAATACACATTGGTCGCAGGCGGCAAATACTACTATTCAATTCTGTCTTGCGCAGCGTACCCCGGCAGGAGCGGCAACGAATGGAATTGAGCGTCGTTCTACCACAACTGCATCATGGACAACCAATGATAATGTGAAACATTTTTCAAGCGGTGGACTCGACGCATGGGACCCTACCCGTTATATGAACATCTGGGTTTGCAATCTCGGAGCTGGTCTTCTTGGTTACGGAGAATTCCCTACAGGAACTGTAAGCAATACCATGGGAGTTGTAATTCTTTACTCTGCATTCGGAAGTAATTATACTTCTTACGGAACATTTGCCGACATCGCAAATCCTTATGATCGCGGCCGGACTGTAACGCACGAATTTTCTCACTGTTTGAATCTTTATCACATCTGGGGCGATGACGGCGGTTCATGTTCAGGAAGCGACCAGTGCGCTGATACGCCGAACCAGGCAGATGCAACAACTACCTGCTTTACATTCCCACACACTGATGCATGCTCTGCTTCAAATCCCGGAATCATGTTCGAAAATTATATGGATTATTCTTACGATAACTGTTTGAATCTTTTCACAGCCGGGCAAAAAGCAAGAATGCTGGCTGTGCTTAGTACAACACCTTACAATGCACTCACCACTTCAAACGGATGCCAGTCTCCTGTTTCTGTTCCTCTTGACGCGGGAATAACTGCAATACTTTCTCCGGGAGCAACAGTTTGCGGATTGACATTCACACCATCCGTTACCATCAAAAACTTCGGAACATCTACACTTACTTCAGCAGTGATCCATTACCAGATTGATGCGGCAACACCGGTAACTTACAACTGGTCCGGAAGTCTTGCAACGAATGCAACTGCAAACGTTACGCTTTCTTCTATGACAACTACAGCCGGCACACATACATTCACTTCGTGGACCACTGCGCCGAATGCAGGAGCAGATGGAAATACGGTGAACGATCAGACGAGTAGTAATTTCAATGTGATCGCGGGAGCAAATAATCTTCCGTACGCAGAAGGATTTGAATCTGCCACATGGCCGCCTGCAGGATGCACAATAAATAATCCTGATGCCGGAACAACATGGGCAAGAACAACTGCTGCTGCTAAAACAGGAGTTGCTTCTGCATACATGGATGATTTCAATTACAATGCAGCAGGACAGATCGACGAACTTGTTCTGCCGAACCTGAATCTTTCTTCGGCGCTTAATCCAACTATGACGTTCCAGGTGGCGTACCGCATGTACACGAATCCAACTTCCAATCCAAATTATACGGATACGCTTCGTGTAATGATCTCTACTGATTGTGGTGCCACATGGACACAACTGTACTTTAAGTATGGAGCAAATCTTACCACTGCAACTCCGAATTACAGCACAACACTGTTCGTTCCAACGGCTGCACAATGGAGATTGGAAACAATTTCTCTTACTCCGTATGCAGCGCAAACAAATGCCATGATCAAATTCAAACACACCTGCGATTATGAAAACCAGATGTACATTGATGATGTAAATATCATGGCTGCATTGGGAATTAATGGAGTGCCGCTGAGCAGTCTCGTTAATTTCTTCCCGAATCCTTCGAATGACGGAATGATCAATATGAATCTTGCACTTGCACAGCAGGAGAATGTTGTGGTTACAGTGACTGATGCACTTGGTCAAACTGTAAAAGTTCAGGATCTCGGAAATACAATAGGCGGAACTTTCGGAGTCGATCTTTCTTCACAGTCAGACGGAATTTATTTCGTTACTGTTCAGGCAGGCGAAGAGAAAACCGTTCAGCGTATAGTGATCAGCCGATAA